tttatttaatcgtgtagcaatactgccacttgtcatattattaattgcgtatttatataatattaaccaatgaccaatctctgtatcttactagcatcttttgcgcatttgtctttgtatcagccgtagcggtctgcagggggaatcgcagaagctggagtttcttagagcgctgcatgggtttggacaaacattaggtattggtaatattactggacaaaaatatatcgttattggtgtccaccaaagtttccagcactagctacaagaaatgggattgaatgcatttgctcgtttttatttgtatttattttttaaaaagtttcttacattatatccgtgctttttaaaggttatatctcaatttttcaaaagtaaacacaaaaaggatTACACTTAATGCCCCCACCCTATTTAGAACGTTAGCGTTCCATTACGTAAAAATGCAGTACTACGTCATGATGCACCGCTTATAAATAATCTGTTTGATAAGGGAGAAGCAAACACaaacgattcgtgagtgcatcgtacgtgttgtaagagcaagtgaagctgaaagacattgacagtgaaggtaaggcctccccttcaaaatgtatacttcacttaggtcttaaactaaaaaaaacgcTGGGAGATGCTAAACTACCGACCGCAAAACATGCAGACTGGCGGGTGTCAATtgcgctggaatgacattacatggttttaatttttctctgatatcggccggccagatacagtcatttctttgagacccctgaatttaaataataattaatttttataacgatggtggcctatataatgtgccgatttgcttgtgaagttgttcagcttgttgacatggcattgattactgctttttaagaaagtgcatgtagtctcacactgtagaagtccattgctcagttgtcagcatgctcagcgtgtcgcctgtgatgtgtcctgcacagcagcaggctacattgcgtttaatggactaatacttcttcaacccattaaatgattcctttctctctccctgccagtgatggctccctctatcaatctcttcaccttcctcgtcctgtccctggtggggggcagctcttcatgggacgaagcttcgccttgcggatccggctccatcctgacaaggccctacacggccttgtgtgagctggatgcggtgtggggcttggtggtggtggtggcggcagcggcggcggccctcgcctcgctgatcctgctcctggtggtactgtgtcgcctgcggaagatcacagaggctgaggagcgcagcggggtggcgccgctactcctgctgctcgctgccatatttgggctctgtggcctcagcctgggatacatcgctgagcagcaagagagcctctgcttcgcccggcgtgtcctgaggggggtgttgcttgcTATCTGCAACACATGCCTCGTGTTTCATGGTCTGCGACTGCGCCGGTTGGGACAAGGTGCTCATAGCCCCAGCACAGGTCAACTGATGGGGCTGGCGGTGGCCTTGGCCGTGTTGGATCCGGAGTGGATCCTTCTAGCCACGATGTCCACATGCCAGCCAGCCTGTGAATACCAGCCGCTGGACTTTGCGCTGGCCACCACTTAtgtgctggtcctgctcctggcagcactggtgggggcggcctgcagtctgtggaggcagcagccacggtggaggtgcaggaccatgtggctgctcatcacctgcctggcctcagtcctgctgtgggtggcctggatcaccttctgcctgtatggcaacgcggcgcttggcctgtccccaacatgggacaaccgggtacaggcagtggtgctgctggcacaggcatggctgctcatactgctgcacgctgctcctgagctccacgccaccttacggcccccgtcccgcatgagagaggccaatttagaggagggcctttctcacctgtagtttggagcaaaccaggacttcgtgttcagtgacaacaactcaggtatggtactttgttttcgcttctttgacctactctgtgactctgtgtgtacttgagagagagcatagccctcgctctttcctcacatggagcccctactggaagtctgtggaacagcagcatataaacaaggtctatggacctttccctgtaactcagatctcacttgagcagagcttaggtaccatggctgcatgtgccccccccccctaacaatcccccccaaaaaaaaatgtgaagtatgactactgcactgctgaaggatgtttacatgatcaatatctgtctctctcctgcaggtgtcctccccagcccccaggaaacattacattttaaataaataatatatatatcatcatctctggaagtggtgtgtttttttagggttaaaaagttgagaaacattcaatggtcatcatcataccatatatcagtagcccaggcactggtcagttccttcactctactgttacagactttcatgaaaacattttttaaatgtgggtgttttacctgtatgatatgcttgccttttgtactggacataaaatagaatttaatttttacattatattactcatacaacaggcagcatggtcctgcagtggttagcactgttgcctcacacctctgggacccaggttcgagtctccgcctaggtcacatgtgtgtggagtttgcatgttctccccatgtcgtcgtggggtttcctccgggtactccggtttccccccacagcccaaaaacatgctgaggctaattggagttggtaaattgcccataggtgtgcatgtgtgagtgaatggagtgtgagtgtgccctgcgatgggctggacccccatcctgggttgttccttgcctcgtgcccattgcttccgggataggctccggaccccccgcgacccagtaggataagcggtttggaaaatggatggatggattactcatacaaacacacacatctgtaggttctcaactctaggtttatatcaaacacattaaagccaaacaaatgcaaaaagtccatgtatcgtttgtccttgggttttccagtccaaaacgaaatcaggaaaactaaacaacagcagcgttttttggtttttctgttagaaggggaaaaagcgaaaagcagaaaacaaaaaatcaggcttcatattttatcctaaaatgtagaaaatattacaaaaatacaccattctaagggtgggtgtttccaagcttatgactgggactgttaatgttgtaaaattaagataaagttcacattaggctgtatcttacatctctggtatctgttagatctgaatttactcatagaaaagaaacaaaaaaaggtgattttacggttttcccatttggttttaaaacagaaaaacaacaaatttatttttgtatgacgcgttatcccaacaatacattgtctcaaagtgctttacagcatccccacccaaagcccccagtgagtaagacataggtgacagtggcaaggaaaaactctctagaaggaagaaaccttgggagggaccagactcaaagggggagcccaacctccaggggccggcaggaaGAGTCGAATAGAAGAGATAGCTAAGttccaagtcacattgtccaaaccataggatttgaggcacaaccggggagcagggaggtgatgacaagcccgtgccgactctccttccaatcgccaggcaaccagaagtaattaggcagcgggtcatacatggaagatggcac
The Brienomyrus brachyistius isolate T26 unplaced genomic scaffold, BBRACH_0.4 scaffold45, whole genome shotgun sequence DNA segment above includes these coding regions:
- the LOC125723051 gene encoding G-protein coupled receptor family C group 5 member B-like is translated as MAPSINLFTFLVLSLVGGSSSWDEASPCGSGSILTRPYTALCELDAVWGLVVVVAAAAAALASLILLLVVLCRLRKITEAEERSGVAPLLLLLAAIFGLCGLSLGYIAEQQESLCFARRVLRGVLLAICNTCLVFHGLRLRRLGQGAHSPSTGQLMGLAVALAVLDPEWILLATMSTCQPACEYQPLDFALATTYVLVLLLAALVGAACSLWRQQPRWRCRTMWLLITCLASVLLWVAWITFCLYGNAALGLSPTWDNRVQAVVLLAQAWLLILLHAAPELHATLRPPSRMREANLEEGLSHL